In a genomic window of Rhododendron vialii isolate Sample 1 chromosome 12a, ASM3025357v1:
- the LOC131311985 gene encoding uncharacterized protein LOC131311985 isoform X3, with product MDKDFCTDSAGNKFRRSSNSSFLLHIDRSSVFVNLRTHVPEKLLQLNSETRTVQATNSYENLKVYLYFTHPVLNSSAEVLNSLHTSQGSLLPINGNSLRSRRFGFMVEEISSMSIVTVSLNSSFIISRQGTPVSPVAPVTFLYDSQRPAVILTTTSSTRTRENSISVLIEFTKPVFDFNSSHISITGGHLQSFHEMTKRIYVIETQAENDTIAISVPENVTQDVAGNKNMASNVLQVKHYSVPVISLVLSKLATAAFAVTAVVAGLLTLSTASLQSVGAFPRPSSSLTSYPGRNLFRIACHIQVFALSRWLAVTLPVEYFEFARGLQWSIPYFSLPWETGHDHPFMVGSTPPGNPYPYASKLHEPGTFKNVQPQERNSFMDASVYGLPLTPMEYRSFFESGNIKPEAQSLLDPHNSHGWRDFNRSIFWLAVISSSLMLLHAALLLILRLRKKNSEKQGSYGAFILPRFEIFLIILALPCICEASAALIRGGASSGLAIGIILLAITLLLLLALFLFLSIGITFGKLLQYKEIHQEGLISHWYQDIIRVTLGPGKRGQWTWKKQPNSLRLTMLGPLFEDLRGPPKYMLSQISIGTRKWGDRIIASEDETEDAEAPFIQKVFGILRIYYTLLESAKRVCLGIVAGFYSESWSSKTPTITLLCITSFQLFFLVLKKPFIKKKVQLVEIISVSTEVGLFAACFFLLGVQISTGDEIKIGIFMISLFLVAFMAQMANEWYALYNQIKQLEPAGDSFLLGLQTAAIGFLMFFIPQKLIKNLESRLLPNQIVDGDPTGHTAVSGDRQRSSGSTDKPWMKQLRAIAKASFSKDGSGGSGFPSDPSTSQGFWSRKRSGSSSMTSSSDSKAKPKSLHKDLENIFASR from the exons ATGGACAAAGATTTCTGTACAGATAGTGCTGGAAATAAATTTAGGAGATCATCAAATTCAAGTTTTCTGTTACATATTG ACAGGAGCAGCGTCTTTGTTAATCTGAGGACTCATGTCCCCGAAAAGCTACTCCAACTTAACAGTGAAACGAGAACCGTACAAGCAACCAATAGCTATGAAAACCTCAAGGTGTATCTGTATTTCACACACCCTGTTCTGAACTCCTCTGCTGAAGTGTTGAATTCTCTCCACACAAGTCAGGGTTCGCTTCTTCCAATAAATGGAAATAGCCTCAGAAGCCGCAGATTTGGCTTTATG GTGGAAGAAATATCGAGCATGAGTATAGTCACAGTAAGCCTTAACTCAAGCTTTATAATAAGCAGACAGGGGACCCCAGTTTCTCCTGTTGCTCCAGTTACCTTTCTCTATG ATTCTCAGAGGCCTGCAGTGATTTTGACTACAACATCTAGCACGAGGACCAGAGAAAACAGTATTTCAGTATTGATAGAGTTTACGAAGCCCGTATTTGACTTCAACTCCTCCCATATATCCATCACTGGAGGGCACTTACAGAG CTTTCATGAGATGACTAAGAGAATATATGTCATAGAGACGCAGGCAGAAAATGATACTATAGCTATCAGTGTTCCTGAAAATGTAACACAGGATGTTGCCGGAAACAAAAACATGGCATCTAATGTTCTACAAGTCAAGCACT ATTCTGTACCAGTAATATctttggttctttccaaacttgCGACTGCTGCTTTTGCGGTGACGGCTGTAGTTGCAGGTTTGCTAACTCTTTCAACTGCAAGCCTTCAATCTGTTGGGGCGTTTCCAAGACCATCGTCTTCTTTGACATCTTATCCCGGAAGGAATCTTTTT AGAATTGCATGCCACATTCAGGTATTTGCTCTATCCAGATGGTTGGCAGTCACCTTGCCAGTTGAGTATTTTGAATTTGCCAGAGGTTTACAATGGAGTATCCCCTACTTCAGTCTCCCATGGGAAACAGGACACGATCATCCATTCATGGTTGGGTCAACTCCTCCTGGAAATCCGTATCCATATGCTTCCAAACTTCATGAACCAGGAACTTTTAAGAATGTGCAGCCCCAAGAACGGAATTCATTTATGGATGCTTCGGTTTATGGGTTGCCACTTACTCCAATGGAATATAGATCATTTTTTGAG AGCGGAAATATCAAACCGGAGGCTCAATCTCTTTTGGATCCACATAACTCACACGG GTGGAGAGATTTTAACCGAAGCATTTTTTGGTTAGCTGTTATTAGCAGCAGCTTGATGCTATTGCATGCTGCACTCCTGCTTATCTTAAGATTGAGGAAGAAAAACTCAGAAAAACAGGGCAGTTATGGAGCTTTCATTTTGCCTAGATTTGAAATATTCCTCATAATTCTTGCACTGCCTTGTATTTGTGAAGCCTCAGCAGCTCTAATCAGAG GAGGAGCATCTTCGGGGCTTGCAATTGGCATTATCCTTTTGGCTATTACATTGCTCCTATTGCTAGCCTTATTCTTGTTCCTGTCTATTGGAATCACATTCGGGAAGCTACTTCAATACAAGGAAATACATCAAGAGGGCCTGATATCCCACTGGTACCAAGATATCATTCGCGTGACTCTGGGCCCTGGTAAAAGAGGCCAGTGGACATGGAAGAAGCAGCCCAACTCTCTTCGTCTAACGATGTTGGGCCCACTATTTGAAGACCTAAGGGGTCCGCCAAAATACATGCTTTCTCAGATATCCATAGGAACCCGCAAGTGGGGGGACAGGATCATCGCATCGGAGGATGAAACAGAAGATGCCGAAGCGCCTTTTATACAAAAGGTGTTTGGTATTCTCAGAATATACTATACGTTACTCGAATCTGCAAAACGGGTTTGCCTCGGAATTGTTGCCGGTTTCTATTCTGAAAGCTGGTCTTCTAAAACACCAACAATTACCTTACTATGCATCACCTCTTTCCAGCTGTTTTTCCTAGTCCTTAAAAAGCCATTTATCAAGAAAAAGGTTCAGTTAGTGGAGATCATCTCAGTTTCCACAGAAGTGGGTCTTTTCGCTGCTTGTTTTTTCCTCCTAGGGGTACAAATTTCGACTGGTGATGAGATCAAAATCGGGATCTTCATGATCTCACTGTTTCTGGTTGCCTTTATGGCACAAATGGCGAATGAATGGTATGCTTTATATAATCAGATAAAGCAGCTGGAACCCGCCGGTGATTCCTTCTTATTAGGTCTTCAAACTGCTGCAATCGGGTTCCTCATGTTTTTCATTCCCCAGAAGTTGATTAAAAATCTGGAGAGCAGGCTTCTCCCAAATCAAATCGTGGATGGGGATCCCACGGGGCATACTGCTGTTTCTGGAGACAGGCAGAGGAGTTCGGGAAGTACAGATAAACCGTGGATGAAACAGCTGAGGGCAATCGCAAAGGCCAGCTTTAGTAAAGACGGAAGCGGAGGAAGCGGATTTCCAAGCGATCCTTCGACTAGTCAAGGATTCTGGAGTCGGAAGAGGAGTGGGAGCTCTTCCATGACTTCATCGTCGGATTCCAAGGCAAAACCTAAGAGTTTGCACAAAGATTTAGAGAACATTTTTGCTTCCAGGTGA
- the LOC131311985 gene encoding uncharacterized protein LOC131311985 isoform X2, whose protein sequence is MLDRSVPSFCDAREVSYAGLDDGNHTFEVCTNGSGGTSCASYNWTVDTIPPTAYVTAATSFTNTLSVPVNISFSEPCNGGGGFECSSTNACNLLVYGSAQVVPTTLKILQPNLEFSLTVNLSSSVQRGRVILVMDKDFCTDSAGNKFRRSSNSSFLLHIDRSSVFVNLRTHVPEKLLQLNSETRTVQATNSYENLKVYLYFTHPVLNSSAEVLNSLHTSQGSLLPINGNSLRSRRFGFMVEEISSMSIVTVSLNSSFIISRQGTPVSPVAPVTFLYDSQRPAVILTTTSSTRTRENSISVLIEFTKPVFDFNSSHISITGGHLQSFHEMTKRIYVIETQAENDTIAISVPENVTQDVAGNKNMASNVLQVKHYSVPVISLVLSKLATAAFAVTAVVAGLLTLSTASLQSVGAFPRPSSSLTSYPGRNLFRIACHIQVFALSRWLAVTLPVEYFEFARGLQWSIPYFSLPWETGHDHPFMVGSTPPGNPYPYASKLHEPGTFKNVQPQERNSFMDASVYGLPLTPMEYRSFFESGNIKPEAQSLLDPHNSHGWRDFNRSIFWLAVISSSLMLLHAALLLILRLRKKNSEKQGSYGAFILPRFEIFLIILALPCICEASAALIRGGASSGLAIGIILLAITLLLLLALFLFLSIGITFGKLLQYKEIHQEGLISHWYQDIIRVTLGPGKRGQWTWKKQPNSLRLTMLGPLFEDLRGPPKYMLSQISIGTRKWGDRIIASEDETEDAEAPFIQKVFGILRIYYTLLESAKRVCLGIVAGFYSESWSSKTPTITLLCITSFQLFFLVLKKPFIKKKVQLVEIISVSTEVGLFAACFFLLGVQISTGDEIKIGIFMISLFLVAFMAQMANEWYALYNQIKQLEPAGDSFLLGLQTAAIGFLMFFIPQKLIKNLESRLLPNQIVDGDPTGHTAVSGDRQRSSGSTDKPWMKQLRAIAKASFSKDGSGGSGFPSDPSTSQGFWSRKRSGSSSMTSSSDSKAKPKSLHKDLENIFASR, encoded by the exons CTTCTCGTGTATGGTTCTGCCCAAGTTGTGCCAACTACACTCAAGATCCTTCAGCCCAACCTCGAATTTTCTCTTACTGTGAATTTGTCTTCTAGCGTTCAACGTGGACGAGTTATTCTGGTGATGGACAAAGATTTCTGTACAGATAGTGCTGGAAATAAATTTAGGAGATCATCAAATTCAAGTTTTCTGTTACATATTG ACAGGAGCAGCGTCTTTGTTAATCTGAGGACTCATGTCCCCGAAAAGCTACTCCAACTTAACAGTGAAACGAGAACCGTACAAGCAACCAATAGCTATGAAAACCTCAAGGTGTATCTGTATTTCACACACCCTGTTCTGAACTCCTCTGCTGAAGTGTTGAATTCTCTCCACACAAGTCAGGGTTCGCTTCTTCCAATAAATGGAAATAGCCTCAGAAGCCGCAGATTTGGCTTTATG GTGGAAGAAATATCGAGCATGAGTATAGTCACAGTAAGCCTTAACTCAAGCTTTATAATAAGCAGACAGGGGACCCCAGTTTCTCCTGTTGCTCCAGTTACCTTTCTCTATG ATTCTCAGAGGCCTGCAGTGATTTTGACTACAACATCTAGCACGAGGACCAGAGAAAACAGTATTTCAGTATTGATAGAGTTTACGAAGCCCGTATTTGACTTCAACTCCTCCCATATATCCATCACTGGAGGGCACTTACAGAG CTTTCATGAGATGACTAAGAGAATATATGTCATAGAGACGCAGGCAGAAAATGATACTATAGCTATCAGTGTTCCTGAAAATGTAACACAGGATGTTGCCGGAAACAAAAACATGGCATCTAATGTTCTACAAGTCAAGCACT ATTCTGTACCAGTAATATctttggttctttccaaacttgCGACTGCTGCTTTTGCGGTGACGGCTGTAGTTGCAGGTTTGCTAACTCTTTCAACTGCAAGCCTTCAATCTGTTGGGGCGTTTCCAAGACCATCGTCTTCTTTGACATCTTATCCCGGAAGGAATCTTTTT AGAATTGCATGCCACATTCAGGTATTTGCTCTATCCAGATGGTTGGCAGTCACCTTGCCAGTTGAGTATTTTGAATTTGCCAGAGGTTTACAATGGAGTATCCCCTACTTCAGTCTCCCATGGGAAACAGGACACGATCATCCATTCATGGTTGGGTCAACTCCTCCTGGAAATCCGTATCCATATGCTTCCAAACTTCATGAACCAGGAACTTTTAAGAATGTGCAGCCCCAAGAACGGAATTCATTTATGGATGCTTCGGTTTATGGGTTGCCACTTACTCCAATGGAATATAGATCATTTTTTGAG AGCGGAAATATCAAACCGGAGGCTCAATCTCTTTTGGATCCACATAACTCACACGG GTGGAGAGATTTTAACCGAAGCATTTTTTGGTTAGCTGTTATTAGCAGCAGCTTGATGCTATTGCATGCTGCACTCCTGCTTATCTTAAGATTGAGGAAGAAAAACTCAGAAAAACAGGGCAGTTATGGAGCTTTCATTTTGCCTAGATTTGAAATATTCCTCATAATTCTTGCACTGCCTTGTATTTGTGAAGCCTCAGCAGCTCTAATCAGAG GAGGAGCATCTTCGGGGCTTGCAATTGGCATTATCCTTTTGGCTATTACATTGCTCCTATTGCTAGCCTTATTCTTGTTCCTGTCTATTGGAATCACATTCGGGAAGCTACTTCAATACAAGGAAATACATCAAGAGGGCCTGATATCCCACTGGTACCAAGATATCATTCGCGTGACTCTGGGCCCTGGTAAAAGAGGCCAGTGGACATGGAAGAAGCAGCCCAACTCTCTTCGTCTAACGATGTTGGGCCCACTATTTGAAGACCTAAGGGGTCCGCCAAAATACATGCTTTCTCAGATATCCATAGGAACCCGCAAGTGGGGGGACAGGATCATCGCATCGGAGGATGAAACAGAAGATGCCGAAGCGCCTTTTATACAAAAGGTGTTTGGTATTCTCAGAATATACTATACGTTACTCGAATCTGCAAAACGGGTTTGCCTCGGAATTGTTGCCGGTTTCTATTCTGAAAGCTGGTCTTCTAAAACACCAACAATTACCTTACTATGCATCACCTCTTTCCAGCTGTTTTTCCTAGTCCTTAAAAAGCCATTTATCAAGAAAAAGGTTCAGTTAGTGGAGATCATCTCAGTTTCCACAGAAGTGGGTCTTTTCGCTGCTTGTTTTTTCCTCCTAGGGGTACAAATTTCGACTGGTGATGAGATCAAAATCGGGATCTTCATGATCTCACTGTTTCTGGTTGCCTTTATGGCACAAATGGCGAATGAATGGTATGCTTTATATAATCAGATAAAGCAGCTGGAACCCGCCGGTGATTCCTTCTTATTAGGTCTTCAAACTGCTGCAATCGGGTTCCTCATGTTTTTCATTCCCCAGAAGTTGATTAAAAATCTGGAGAGCAGGCTTCTCCCAAATCAAATCGTGGATGGGGATCCCACGGGGCATACTGCTGTTTCTGGAGACAGGCAGAGGAGTTCGGGAAGTACAGATAAACCGTGGATGAAACAGCTGAGGGCAATCGCAAAGGCCAGCTTTAGTAAAGACGGAAGCGGAGGAAGCGGATTTCCAAGCGATCCTTCGACTAGTCAAGGATTCTGGAGTCGGAAGAGGAGTGGGAGCTCTTCCATGACTTCATCGTCGGATTCCAAGGCAAAACCTAAGAGTTTGCACAAAGATTTAGAGAACATTTTTGCTTCCAGGTGA
- the LOC131311984 gene encoding glutaredoxin produces the protein MGSVFGSTGKSKEEIEMAVSKVKEIVDSNPVVVFSKTYCGYCKQVKQLLSKLGATYKVVELDEENDGSEMQQALAELTGQGTVPNVFIGGKHNGGCDAVLQKHQRGELVPLLTEAGAIGK, from the exons ATGGGATCGGTGTTCGGTTCGACAGGAaagagcaaagaagaaatagAAATGGCTGTATCCAAGGTGAAGGAAATCGTTGACTCTAACCCCGTTGTCGTCTTCag TAAAACCTACTGTGGATATTGCAAGCAGGTCAAGCAACTGCTCTCCAAACTAGGGGCAACTTACAAGGTCGTTGAATTGGATGAGGAAA ATGATGGAAGTGAAATGCAACAAGCTCTAGCAGAATTGACTGGGCAGGGTACTGTACCCAATGTGTTCATTGGTGGAAAACATAATGGCGGCTGTGATG CGGTCTTGCAGAAGCATCAGCGTGGTGAGCTTGTTCCCCTCCTCACTGAAGCCGGTGCTATTGGCAAGTAA